TCCAGTCTCAATTCAGCCTCGACGAGCAGATCAAAAAGTTGCACAACCGTGCCGGTCTCACAGACCAACCTTCCAATGCTCCTGGACCCCAGATTGGTCCTGGCATAACCCAACAAGCGCACGTCCCTACCCCTCTCGCTGCCGGTCTGTCCACGCCCGGAGGCGGTACAGCCTACGCTGGCGCTACCATCTCTGCCGCACCTACTGGACCTACTACCAAAGAATACATCTCAACTCCATATGATCCCTCCTTTGGCGGTAcaccccctccccctcctggaTCTGCGCCCAGTATCCACCCTTCACGTTTGGCAGCCATGGGTGGAAACACTCCTTATCTTGGTTCCGCAACCTCACCTGTGGCTGGCCAAGTCCACCCgcgaggagaggatgaaggtgctGGCGATCGACCAGTGTTCAAGCGCCCCAAGATCGAAAAACTACCTTACGGTCAGCTTTACACTGAAATTGACTGGCAATCTCTCCACCCCGAACCCATCTCCATCGCTGTCCAGCTCCCTTCCATGCCTGAAAAGCCTGAATGGAGGTTGGATGGATCAATCATCACTGTACCTGATCTGCCTGTTAGCACATTGTTTTCCACGATCCGAGAGAAGATTAGGAGAATCCTTGATACGGATGTGCCGATTAGTAGAATGAGGTTGGATTATGGTAATAAGCCAATGAGTAACTCTAGCACGTTGGCAAGTGTGAAtttggatgaaggagatatGCTTAGCTTGgttgtgaagaagaagtagagTGTATTTTGTATGCAAAACATGGGCTAATGCATAAATGATGAATGCGACTACCAGTTGATGCCTTCAaactctccatcctcatcattttctccattctcctGCATcatctcaacctcttcatctttttttatcttcttctcttccctctcgtcacttatctcttcctttACTGTGCCCCATCCTTGGTCGCCAAGACTCGCCGCGACAGACATCGACCTCTCCCTCgtcccttctctccactCTATCCCAGTCTCCAACATGGGAATCTCCGGTGCAGGCGTCGCCGTCAATCCCCTTACACTCTCCAATCCCGGCGTACTCATCTCCgtcccatcccttccctctctcttcctcttcggcGCTggtcccttcttccgttTCGGTGTATTCTCCCCGCTAGCCGTAGCGGAGTTTGCTTTCTGATTCCGAGGCTTCACCTTGCtcagcatcttcttctcagcTTCTAAAATCTGGCGTAACCGCTCCGCAtcttcaacctcatctTTTTCGTCTTGTAAccgttcttcttccttaaACTCGGCATATCGCTCGCACATCGGCCGGGCTCCTTCTGGTAAAGGATGAGCAAAGTCCGGACCAAAATTGCAAGTCGCTTTGGCGCGACCAAAACATGAGACCATGGGGTAGTATCCCAAGGTACCGTCATCATGAAGAACCTCGTCTCCTGTATGATGTTTTTTCCCATGCCCGCCCACCGGAGGATACAGTGATGGCAGTGGCGTGAAGTCATAGAGATCCGTGAATGCCTCGCCAAACGACTCGccgttgatgaagaaagataTGCTAGAGGATGAAAGCTTTTCGAGTTTGCGAGTAATAGGTTCAGGTGCCTTCTCAGGCCGtttcttgccctttttcGTGTTTTTGGTGGTAGCACCCATTTGTTTTTTGAGCATATCCCCACCATTGGCCTCTTGCGCTTGGGATTCTACTTTAGCTGCAGCAGCGAGTTTACCGTCCCGATCTATGAGGGCGTCCATTTCCTTGCTAGGTGTGTATTCTGCACTCTCAAAATAGGCTTGGCTCTTGTAGTTGAACGCACGGCGTTGTCGCTTGATACGCGCAGGATCGGAAGTCGGCTTGTCCTCCAATGACGGGcgacgaggaagggtgATGAGGCATCCCACTACATCCCCGGTTTTGAAACCTTTATTGGCGTACGGTTTGGGCCGAGATATATGTACTTTCTCGCCTCCCACGTCGCGGATAGCGTAAGAATACGCATCACATCCCACCGGCGTATCGAGATTCGCTTCTCGCCTTCCCCAACCTAATCTGACGTGCGGGTTTCCACCTTCCCCACCTGTTCCACGCCGGGCGCCTTGCACGCCGTCTCCACGATCTATGTGAACCTCATAATACCATGTGCCTTCGCGAACAGATACATTGGTTCGACAAGAACGGAATCCGCGGTCATTGTAGATTGTCAATAGTGAGGGTGATATGCGAAGGTATGAAGAGCGAtcaagaagggagagatggacCGGTGGGATCGGCGGAGGATAAGGAATTGTCCGATAGAAGGGAAAAACAGGATGGGGGGAGGGAGTCGGCGAGAGGGCGCAAGGATGGTATCGGAAGTCTAGGCCGCAATTAGCAACTGATCCTCTGGAAAGGAACGCGCTTACTTTTCACATTAGGAATATCAGTCCAAGAAAAACATTCTTCACCGATACCTAATCCATCACCTGTGCCAGGCATTATAGTACCCATTCTGGCATACTGCCGTctttccacatcttctcTAATGACCTTTTTCGTATGGTTTTCCGTAGTGGACGGGCCCGGCCCGGCAAGACCTTCACCAGGGAAGTTTTGATTTGGAAGCGGCAAAGAAGCCGTTGCATTGTCGAGTGCTGTCCCGACAGTGCCCAGAGCAGGGGTTTCGGAGCGTgacagaggaggagataGTAGCCTGTTTTCTAACGACATGCTGGAGGCTGTATGCTTCCCAACAAGGGGAGCGGACTAGGAAGCCGTACCGAAGAAATAAGCGTACAGGatagaagagagaagacagGAAAGCTCTCCAACGAGGCCAATACAAGCTGTCCTCAAGGTCAATATCCTGCGTTGCGTGGATTAAGAGATGCAGGTGTGATATTTTGTTGTTCTATTGAAAACATTGCACGGAACGCGAAGACAAAACAATATACGCGACGGAGACCTCCTCCCGGTGAGTAACTACCGTGGGAACACCGAGATCGGGGATCTCCGCTCTTACTTTTGGATGGATGAGGGCGGTGAAAGCCGTTGAGAGATTGGGAACGATCGAGAAACGACGGGCGGAGTATGGAATAGCATAATTAATAACGCGGCCAACTTATTACTTTACTTCCGCGATTCGTCACCCAACGACTCTCTTCAACCTTTGTTTTGCCTCTTGCGTCAAAGCTCTCCGCCCTTTATCCGCTTGCTCTCGTGCTCTACCGGGGACGCCCTCCTTACTGGACCTTGACTCACCGCCCGGCCATCAATATGCCTCGTGAGCCGCAAACCACCGAACGTCCACCCCCTCCTGCTCCCGAACATCGGGCTCAGCGTATCGGGGACCTCCTTGAACGCAGGCATATGCACATGGACAtcgaggagaaagaagagtctTACGAGAAACTTCTCGACTCCTTGCTATATGATTCAACCAGAGAGGACGAATATAGAACACGGATGCTCCGTTTGTTCTCCATCGATTATCGTTGGGTAGGCGGACCTGGCCGTCGTTATGCGGATATCGACCTTCAGTCGCAGGACATGGGCTATTTGACGAGCCACGATATGTCAATGCCATTTTCGGAAACGGACGCAAGTGAAGTAATAAATCAGTTGAGGCCCTCCAAGGCCAGAACAAACAGCGGTAGGTCCAGAATCTTTTGAAGCCGGCCGTCTCTGACATACCTTTTCTAGCAGCCGAGGAGAGTGAGTAGTCTTATGTTCTTCCAGAATTTTGCGGCATCGTTTTTGTGCTGACTTAATTATCCTATCATCTAAAGGCCCCTTTCGTAGTCGACCAAGTTCGCTTACGGCCGGTATCCGAATTCCCGGTATTGCGatagttttctcttatGTACATCCGAAAGCCGAAGCGGAGGGTTCGGAATCCAAATCAACACATTCACAAAAGAAAGCAATTAGGTCGCAATCCATCTGGCTCGCCGCCGAATTCAAGATCTACGAACTTTTTAGGAATGGCCTTCCCTCCAATCCATCCACAGCCGACAGTTGGAGTAAAGTTTGCTTAGGGCAATGTCTCATGCATTTGGATGCGGGGTATCAGATGTTCCGCTTGCTCCGGGCTTTAGCAGTCTGTGGTACCAGATTTGCCAGAGTCTGGACACTTTCTAATCGTCCTGGAGGTAGGACTTTCGCAGTTGAAACCAGTCGTCCTCTTGGCAATAGCGACCCTATGGTTGCTGCCGACTTTTTTAACCAAGTCAATCTCGACCTCTTTCCGCACAATCTCATCATTCCATCACCTTCCACGGACAGTTTTGCCATCGATTACCAGAAATGTGAACTTCTCGAGCGCACTTTGTCTCGTGTTTGTGACAGTATCCTTTCGCATACTATCGAATCAGCTCTCCAACCCCGCTATGAAGGCGCTTTTGACCATGGCACAGAGGCCGATCCGTCTGCCTTCACAACCGAATTCCTTCGCGATGTTGAAGAGTTTGCTTGCCAAGCTCGTCCCACActcaagaagaggagagcgGGTAAAGAGGAAGTAGCTCAAGATAGAACATTTCAACGTAGGGATGGATCCGGTGGCGGTTCAAATCAAGGCAGAGACAGTGATAATGGAAAAGGTCCAAGGAGCGGTGGTGGAAAGCGGGTGAGACGGGGTGGCTCTGGTCAAAATAGCCAAACTAAGGGCCAAATTCAAGGTGGCTCTGGCCAAAGTGGTCAAAACAAGGACCAAGTTGGTACGGAAAATAGTGGTGGGTGGGAAGATGGTttgggagagaaagagaggagttTGGATCCATTGCTCAAGGTCGTCGAGGAGCAGGATCGGAAACAGTGTGAGTATATTACATCAATTTGTGGCCTAAATGTTTAATTTTCTTTCTGTAGATTTCGCCAAGTGGCAAAGTCAACtgccttcatctccctcctcttaCTATCCCTTGCCATCCAATAATGACCGAAACAAAGACAAGGAGGCTATATTTATCGATTATACCAATACTATGGGCCGCTCAACCTACTATCAGGTCTCATTTATCACCAGGGCTGTAGAGATGCTCAAGATGGAGATTATCCCTATATCAACTGCAAGGATGGACAACCTTTATTCTGGACAGATTACGTCCCAGCATGTTCTCACGGATCCCGGCTGGGACGCTGCCATCAGCGAACCGTTTCCCTCAAGGGCTCTGCAGACTCTACCCCACAACAATCTACTACCCGTTTTACCCCTGTTATTTCCTCACAAACCTCCCTTAAGTACGATCAGTGGCAGTGAAAATGCAAAGAATCCTCCTGGCCCACCCCTGTATAGTTATAAGTATGCTACTA
The nucleotide sequence above comes from Cryptococcus neoformans var. grubii H99 chromosome 1, complete sequence. Encoded proteins:
- a CDS encoding compass component bre2 codes for the protein MSLENRLLSPPLSRSETPALGTVGTALDNATASLPLPNQNFPGEGLAGPGPSTTENHTKKVIREDVERRQYARMGTIMPGTGDGLGIGEECFSWTDIPNVKNFRYHPCALSPTPSPHPVFPFYRTIPYPPPIPPVHLSLLDRSSYLRISPSLLTIYNDRGFRSCRTNVSVREGTWYYEVHIDRGDGVQGARRGTGGEGGNPHVRLGWGRREANLDTPVGCDAYSYAIRDVGGEKVHISRPKPYANKGFKTGDVVGCLITLPRRPSLEDKPTSDPARIKRQRRAFNYKSQAYFESAEYTPSKEMDALIDRDGKLAAAAKVESQAQEANGGDMLKKQMGATTKNTKKGKKRPEKAPEPITRKLEKLSSSSISFFINGESFGEAFTDLYDFTPLPSLYPPVGGHGKKHHTGDEVLHDDGTLGYYPMVSCFGRAKATCNFGPDFAHPLPEGARPMCERYAEFKEEERLQDEKDEVEDAERLRQILEAEKKMLSKVKPRNQKANSATASGENTPKRKKGPAPKRKREGRDGTEMSTPGLESVRGLTATPAPEIPMLETGIEWREGTRERSMSVAASLGDQGWGTVKEEISDEREEKKIKKDEEVEMMQENGENDEDGEFEGINW